A window from Thunnus albacares chromosome 19, fThuAlb1.1, whole genome shotgun sequence encodes these proteins:
- the zbtb22b gene encoding zinc finger and BTB domain-containing protein 22b: protein MQSLPMEVGSSSSSSSAPSDTSGSVVQVCFPSAQTSVLDSLNRQREDGRLCDLSIHVQGHVFKAHRCVLAASSPYFHDQVLLKNMSTVTIPAVMDPLAFESVLSCAYTGQLRMLRDDIVNYLTVGSVLQMWHIVDKCTELLKEGRAAVGGGGAGGGGGGGGVQDRASVGGGGGSGNPGCSSSNSDSNAGGGTVGSGGGSDGGIGREQAQVVGSNEPQRAPQPPSRPSVSESQSPSSTNYFSPRDGSSFGGSSAAAAGASVDGGGASNTPSYCTPSGGEEAFLIEEEEEDIEEEEEEVLYQQRKRGRGGGSGRRKKMSSVPEQEVGVSDSFGVSSYQDGEDSALPLQKRPTYSQPSIMPRKQWVVVKTERTEDDDLIVVSGEEGGEEEDDDDERELEMARERERTDFNISNVRSLSAELGGRDDMDSQVDYCQSSEDYLKFEGSLMDQTLAQHLHDSAAGQGQSQSANRAVSALLGQVQSAATARAQLFPLDMQGNQILLYSQASGLSLDSAPPPLGMGGGMIGGASFKGPNLEHGAVHLSVQGGLGVDGMDGGGNGGGSGSGGSGSGSGGSGKVFMCHCGKTFTHKSMRDRHINMHLDLRPFHCPVCAKKFKMKHHLTEHMKTHTGLKPYDCLGCGKKFMWRDSFMRHRSHCERRSGMGEGGEGGGSGEGGRRGGGGGGGEDGSDLIPSPHLLLSPGEGGQGGILGGGRGGASAPSPHLSGAVLSTQHASISASGGSSSNSNLSNSSALSNNMVAAGALLGVVSQSPGQGQGSGMFGGLGLGRSVCNEDVCEVSANDSSVT from the exons ATGCAGTCCCTGCCCATGGAAgtgggcagcagcagcagcagcagctcagctccCAGCGACACATCTGGCTCGGTGGTGCAGGTGTGCTTCCCCAGCGCTCAGACCTCCGTGCTGGACAGCCTGAACCGGCAGAGGGAGGACGGCAGGCTCTGTGACCTCTCCATCCACGTCCAGGGACATGTGTTTAAGGCCCACCGCTGCGTCCTGGCCGCCTCCTCACCCTACTTCCATGACCAG GTACTACTGAAGAACATGTCCACGGTCACCATCCCGGCGGTGATGGACCCGCTGGCGTTCGAGAGCGTGCTGAGCTGCGCCTACACTGGTCAGCTCCGGATGCTGCGCGACGACATCGTCAACTACCTCACCGTGGGCAGCGTCCTGCAGATGTGGCACATCGTGGACAAATGCACAGAGCTGCTGAAGGAGGGTCGGGCCGCAGTGGGAGGAGGAGGCgctgggggaggaggaggtggcggCGGCGTGCAGGACAGAGCCAGCGTCGGTGGAGGCGGAGGGTCAGGTAACCCcgggtgcagcagcagcaacagcgaCAGCAATGCAGGTGGAGGCACTGTAGGTAGTGGAGGGGGTAGTGATGGCGGTATCGGTCGCGAGCAAGCCCAGGTTGTAGGTTCCAACGAGCCCCAGCGGGCCCCCCAGCCTCCCAGCCGCCCGTCAGTGAGTGAGAGCCAGTCTCCCAGCAGCACCAACTACTTCAGCCCCAGGGATGGAAGCAGTTTCGGGGGAAGCAGCGCAGCTGCAGCCGGGGCTTCAGTGGACGGAGGTGGGGCCAGCAACACACCCAGCTACTGTACCCCatctggaggagaggaggcctTCCTGattgaagaagaggaggaggacatagaggaggaagaggaggaggtgttgTACCAgcaaaggaagagaggaagaggaggaggcagcgggaggaggaagaaaatgagCTCAGTGCCAGAGCAGGAAGTGGGAGTCAGCGATAGCTTTGGTGTGTCCTCCTATCAG GATGGGGAGGACTCGGCCTTGCCACTGCAGAAACGCCCCACCTACAGTCAGCCCAGCATCATGCCCCGCAAGCAGTGGGTGGTGGTGAAAACCGAACGCACAGAGGACGACGACCTCATCGTCGTGTccggggaggagggaggagaggaggaagatgacgATGACGAGAGGGAACTGGAGATggccagagagagggagagaactGACTTCAACATCTCCAATGTTCGGAGTCTTTCTGCAGAGCTCGGCGGCAGAGACGACATGGACTCGCAG GTGGACTACTGCCAGTCTTCAGAGGACTACCTCAAGTTTGAAGGCAGTTTAATGGACCAGACTTTAGCTCAGCACCTTCATGACAGTGCAGCAGGTCAGGGTCAGAGCCAGAGCGCTAACCGTGCCGTTTCAGCGCTGCTGGGCCAGGTTCAGTCTGCAGCCACGGCCCGGGCCCAGCTGTTCCCTCTGGACATGCAGGGGAACCAGATCCTCCTTTACAGCCAGGCCTCCGGGCTCTCCCTGGACTCTGCCCCGCCTCCCCTGGGGATGGGAGGCGGTATGATCGGAGGGGCTTCTTTCAAAGGTCCCAATCTGGAACACGGTGCGGTCCACTTGTCGGTGCAGGGCGGTTTAGGGGTCGATGGCATGGACGGCGGGGGGAATGGCGGTGGAAGTGGCAGCGGCGGAAGCGGCAGTGGCAGCGGGGGTTCTGGGAAAGTGTTTATGTGCCACTGTGGGAAAACCTTCACTCACAAGAGCATGAGGGACCGCCACATTAACATGCACCTGGACCTGAGGCCCTTCCACTGCCCCGTCTGCGCCAAGAAGTTCAAGATGAAGCATCACCTCACAGAGCACATGAAGACGCACACGGGCCTCAAGCCGTACGACTGCCTCGGCTGCGGCAAGAAGTTCATGTGGCGCGACAGCTTCATGAGGCACCGCTCGCACTGCGAGAGGCGCAGCGGGATGGGAGAGGGCGGCGAAGGCGGGGGCAGCGGcgagggagggagaagaggaggaggaggaggaggaggtgaggatgggTCAGATTTGATTCCCTCCCcgcacctcctcctctctccggGTGAGGGAGGTCAGGGTGGTATTCtgggaggggggagagggggcGCGTCTGCTCCGTCTCCACATCTTTCAGGCGCTGTTCTGTCAACGCAGCACGCCAGCATCTCAGCCTCTGGAGGTAGCAGCAGTAACAGCAACTTGAGTAACAGCTCTGCTCTGAGCAACAACATGGTCGCCGCAGGGGCGCTTCTAGGGGTCGTCTCTCAGAGTCCAGGTCAAGGCCAGGGATCAGGGATGTTTGGTGGTCTAGGGTTGGGTCGAAGTGTGTGTAACGAAGACGTGTGTGAAGTCAGTGCCAATGATAGTAGCGTGACTTAA